One segment of Mycolicibacterium sp. YH-1 DNA contains the following:
- a CDS encoding polysaccharide deacetylase codes for MTALTPAGPVSWPQGKTCAVAFTFDVDAESPLLTTDPAFADRMGAMSHQAYGPLVGVPRLLSILDEFQVPGTFFVPGYTAHRHPEPVRSIAAAGHEIAHHGYLHESLVGLDEDAEREILDRGLKALEEVAGVRPVGYRAPMWEMNWHTPKLLAEFGFVYDSTLMDSDHPYELAVSDGTSLVELPVSWALDDWQQYCFVPDFSGTGLIETPAKAIELWRAELNAMRDIGGVWILTNHPFLSGRPGRAAALREFIAEVCAMDDVWVAGMAQIAEHVRSAQLTPRSLTRPNLGPTV; via the coding sequence ATGACCGCTCTGACCCCGGCAGGACCGGTGTCGTGGCCACAGGGAAAGACCTGTGCCGTCGCGTTCACCTTCGACGTCGACGCGGAATCCCCGCTGTTGACAACCGATCCCGCGTTCGCCGATCGCATGGGTGCGATGTCGCATCAGGCGTACGGCCCGCTGGTCGGTGTCCCGCGCCTGCTCAGCATCCTCGATGAGTTTCAGGTTCCTGGAACCTTCTTCGTCCCGGGCTACACCGCGCATCGGCACCCGGAACCGGTCCGCTCCATCGCGGCGGCCGGCCACGAGATCGCCCACCACGGCTATCTGCACGAGTCGCTGGTAGGTCTCGACGAGGACGCCGAACGCGAGATTCTCGATCGCGGGCTAAAAGCCCTCGAGGAGGTCGCCGGTGTTCGGCCCGTCGGTTACCGCGCTCCCATGTGGGAGATGAACTGGCACACACCGAAGTTGCTCGCCGAGTTCGGCTTCGTCTATGACTCCACGCTGATGGACTCCGACCACCCCTATGAGCTTGCGGTCTCCGACGGCACCTCACTGGTGGAGCTACCGGTGAGCTGGGCGCTCGACGACTGGCAGCAATACTGCTTCGTGCCTGACTTCTCCGGCACGGGACTCATCGAGACGCCGGCCAAGGCGATCGAGCTGTGGCGTGCCGAACTCAACGCGATGCGCGATATCGGTGGTGTCTGGATTCTCACCAACCACCCCTTCCTGTCCGGACGGCCCGGCCGCGCGGCCGCACTGCGTGAGTTCATCGCGGAGGTATGCGCGATGGACGACGTGTGGGTGGCAGGCATGGCTCAGATTGCCGAGCACGTCCGTTCCGCGCAGCTCACGCCGCGCTCCCTGACTCGTCCCAACCTCGGCCCCACCGTTTGA
- a CDS encoding PDR/VanB family oxidoreductase encodes MKLLVTQMRLEAAGVISVVLRSATGDRLPEWAAGAHVALTLPSGLLRQYSLCGPREDPFSYTIAVLLVGDGRGGSREVHERLRVGDVIEVGEPQNNFALAPAERYLFIAGGIGITPILAMIDSLRDQPDPPPFRLIYGGRSRSAMAFLDRVGVLDGVDLIPQDTVGLPDIDGAFAESLPGTAVYCCGPPGMLTAVQSVSERHPDLALHVERFAASTEDVVRADDGAFEVALARTGRTITVPQDRSVLDAVLEVAPDTPFSCTAGFCGTCETKVLDGAIDHRDDLLTDEERRSNSTMMICVSRSLGGGRLTLDL; translated from the coding sequence ATGAAGTTACTCGTCACCCAAATGCGGCTTGAAGCCGCAGGCGTCATCTCCGTGGTACTGCGGAGCGCGACAGGGGACCGGCTGCCCGAATGGGCAGCCGGTGCCCACGTGGCCCTCACGCTGCCGTCGGGACTGTTGCGGCAGTACTCGCTCTGTGGACCGCGCGAGGATCCGTTCAGCTACACGATCGCTGTCCTACTGGTCGGGGACGGCCGCGGCGGTTCGCGTGAGGTCCACGAGCGGTTGCGCGTAGGAGACGTCATCGAGGTCGGGGAGCCGCAGAACAACTTCGCTCTCGCCCCGGCCGAGCGGTACCTGTTCATCGCGGGCGGTATCGGCATCACTCCGATCCTCGCGATGATCGACTCACTTCGCGACCAGCCGGACCCGCCTCCGTTCCGGCTGATCTACGGCGGTCGCAGCCGATCGGCGATGGCGTTCCTCGATCGCGTCGGCGTCCTCGATGGTGTTGATCTGATCCCACAGGACACCGTGGGCTTACCCGATATCGATGGTGCGTTCGCCGAAAGCCTTCCCGGCACCGCGGTCTACTGCTGCGGGCCGCCCGGGATGCTCACCGCGGTGCAGAGTGTCAGCGAACGGCACCCGGATCTGGCCCTGCACGTCGAACGGTTCGCCGCGAGCACCGAGGACGTCGTGCGTGCCGATGACGGCGCCTTCGAGGTGGCACTGGCGCGCACGGGCCGCACCATCACGGTGCCCCAGGATCGGAGCGTGCTCGATGCGGTGCTCGAGGTCGCCCCGGACACCCCGTTCTCGTGCACCGCGGGCTTCTGCGGTACCTGCGAGACCAAGGTGCTGGACGGCGCAATTGACCATCGCGATGATTTGCTGACAGACGAAGAACGCCGGTCCAACAGCACTATGATGATTTGCGTTTCTCGGTCTCTCGGTGGCGGCAGGCTCACGCTCGATCTGTGA
- the fmdA gene encoding formamidase, producing the protein MPDVVFPLDSTKKFTNQEKLGHNRWHPDIPAAVTVKKGDSFRVHCREWFDGAIVNDDSADDILNAPLTTVHVLSGPIAVEGAKPGDLLIVDILDVGPIPQEDSGPLAGQGWGYTGIFPTQNGGGFLTEQFPDAYKAIWDFSGQKATSRHVPHVEFTGIVHPGLMGTAPSAKLLGTWNAREAALIATDPDRVPPLALPPEPQDAILGGLTGDAFTRAAAEAARTAPPRENGGNQDIKNFTKGSRVFYPVFVDGANLSVGDLHFSQGDGEITFCGAIEMGGFIDLRVDVIPGGMETYGVSENAIFMPGNTDPQYSEWLAFSGTSVTLDGEQRYLDSHLSYQRACLHAIDYLTKFGYSPEQAYLLLGAAPIEGRLSGVVDIPNACATVYIPTAIFDFPVEPTAAGPVKIDPGMGAPRASF; encoded by the coding sequence ATGCCCGATGTTGTGTTCCCGCTGGATTCGACCAAGAAGTTCACCAATCAGGAGAAGCTGGGCCACAACCGTTGGCATCCCGACATCCCCGCGGCGGTGACGGTCAAGAAGGGCGACTCGTTTCGGGTGCACTGCCGCGAGTGGTTCGACGGCGCGATCGTCAACGACGACTCCGCCGACGACATCCTCAACGCGCCGCTGACGACAGTGCACGTGTTGTCCGGTCCGATCGCCGTCGAGGGAGCGAAGCCCGGTGACCTGCTGATCGTGGACATCCTCGACGTCGGTCCGATCCCGCAGGAGGACTCCGGGCCGCTCGCCGGCCAGGGCTGGGGCTACACCGGCATCTTCCCAACCCAGAATGGCGGTGGCTTCCTCACCGAGCAGTTCCCCGACGCATACAAGGCCATCTGGGACTTCTCCGGTCAGAAGGCGACGTCGCGGCATGTCCCGCACGTCGAGTTCACCGGAATCGTCCATCCCGGCCTGATGGGCACGGCGCCGTCAGCGAAACTGCTCGGGACCTGGAACGCGCGCGAGGCCGCCCTGATCGCCACCGATCCCGACCGGGTGCCACCTCTAGCGCTGCCCCCCGAGCCGCAGGACGCGATCCTCGGCGGGTTGACGGGCGACGCCTTCACCAGGGCCGCCGCGGAGGCCGCCCGCACCGCGCCGCCGCGTGAGAACGGCGGCAACCAGGACATCAAGAACTTCACGAAGGGCAGCCGCGTCTTCTACCCGGTGTTCGTCGACGGCGCCAACCTGTCGGTCGGCGATCTGCACTTCTCCCAGGGGGACGGTGAGATCACCTTCTGCGGCGCCATCGAGATGGGCGGCTTCATCGATCTGCGGGTCGACGTCATTCCCGGCGGCATGGAGACCTACGGGGTCAGCGAGAACGCAATCTTCATGCCCGGCAACACCGACCCGCAGTACTCGGAGTGGCTGGCGTTCTCCGGGACCTCGGTCACGCTCGACGGTGAGCAGCGCTACCTAGACTCCCACCTGTCCTACCAGCGGGCGTGTCTGCACGCGATCGACTACCTGACCAAGTTCGGGTACAGCCCGGAACAGGCCTACCTCCTGCTCGGCGCGGCACCCATTGAGGGGCGGCTCTCGGGTGTCGTCGACATCCCCAATGCCTGTGCGACGGTCTACATCCCGACGGCCATCTTCGACTTCCCCGTGGAGCCGACGGCGGCCGGGCCGGTCAAGATCGACCCGGGTATGGGCGCCCCACGCGCGTCGTTCTGA
- a CDS encoding aromatic ring-hydroxylating dioxygenase subunit alpha, producing the protein MKQEALTPDKLREAYQHVWFVVARSRDIGTPQAAQLLDQKLVVFRDASGVARVTDRRCVHRGGNLADGVIDGNNIACPYHGWQFDGETGACRHIPSLPEGGRIPPKAAIKTYPVIERFEHVWTCLGDPVFGLPNPPEIEGLELDWLPAEPIHADCGFMAATENFRDMAHFPFVHEVSMGEVNPVVGDLDVKREGREVWASYFYQQVPDSNFSSTGDAVMHYHSYAPGIATILYDFGEEIGKRYLVDFPSPVSYDKCIIFWGVATDKNFRGGTVEEILEIETQVFNEDTPILGGLEPKEVPLAGQAFEVSAPADIYTLNYRRATQYAVQTIQESRGLTESAENGHVLAGAGSPVPAPEKR; encoded by the coding sequence ATGAAGCAAGAGGCACTGACCCCGGACAAACTCCGCGAGGCCTACCAGCACGTGTGGTTTGTGGTGGCCCGTTCCCGGGACATCGGCACCCCCCAGGCCGCCCAGCTGCTCGACCAGAAGCTCGTGGTGTTCCGCGATGCCTCCGGCGTCGCACGGGTGACCGATCGACGTTGCGTCCATCGCGGCGGCAACCTGGCCGATGGCGTGATCGACGGCAACAACATCGCCTGTCCGTATCACGGCTGGCAGTTCGACGGCGAGACCGGCGCGTGCCGCCACATCCCCTCACTGCCCGAGGGTGGGCGGATTCCGCCGAAGGCGGCCATCAAGACCTATCCCGTCATCGAACGGTTCGAGCATGTGTGGACCTGCCTGGGCGACCCGGTCTTCGGTCTGCCGAATCCACCCGAGATCGAGGGCCTGGAGCTGGATTGGCTACCGGCCGAGCCGATCCACGCCGACTGCGGGTTCATGGCGGCGACCGAGAACTTCCGCGATATGGCGCACTTTCCGTTCGTGCACGAGGTGTCGATGGGCGAGGTGAATCCGGTCGTCGGCGACCTCGACGTCAAGCGCGAGGGACGTGAGGTGTGGGCGTCCTACTTCTACCAGCAGGTCCCCGACTCGAACTTCTCCAGCACCGGCGATGCCGTGATGCACTACCACTCCTACGCTCCGGGTATCGCGACGATTCTGTACGACTTCGGAGAGGAGATCGGCAAGCGCTACCTCGTCGACTTCCCCTCCCCGGTGAGCTACGACAAGTGCATCATCTTCTGGGGCGTGGCCACCGACAAGAACTTCCGTGGCGGCACCGTCGAGGAGATCCTCGAGATCGAGACCCAGGTCTTCAACGAGGACACCCCGATTCTGGGCGGCCTTGAGCCCAAGGAGGTTCCGCTCGCCGGACAGGCTTTCGAGGTGTCGGCGCCCGCGGACATCTACACGCTGAACTATCGACGTGCCACCCAGTACGCTGTGCAGACCATCCAGGAGTCTCGGGGCTTGACCGAGTCAGCTGAAAACGGTCATGTGCTCGCTGGCGCCGGGAGTCCTGTCCCGGCACCCGAGAAGCGATGA
- a CDS encoding PucR family transcriptional regulator ligand-binding domain-containing protein, which translates to MTAIAPHDGVVTLGQLLAEESLQVEALTPIRDLDRPIRYVYPTELADPSQYLSGEELILSIGVPVVDQSEDAVRRYVAALIGQGVTALVVGLGDLFDAPPAALVSACRDLDLPLLTLDAAVPFRRIVDWAESMRAADREVGTREGDLGSILRWFVAGTLGVGPVENALGGYGLTGGPVVVCAFTSDVHPQVHDLVDRYSGAVALLEDRIVALCAQTDEFTTELAASSLVCGVAIAPDAQSMAYAIPEALEALHEAIRWRRTVHIDEIATLEGLLAAVPKVRLVPFVQRLLVPLVDQDKVNNSHLVASLEAFLAPDTDITAAANQLYVHVNTLRNRLAKIAELTGANPLDETDRINFRIALWAALNMGMREDAVNPPGADTGSAPRTVADSGAKPLQHNVIRKTSRPPTWTARGPRTQ; encoded by the coding sequence GTGACTGCGATCGCGCCCCACGACGGTGTGGTGACGCTTGGCCAACTACTGGCAGAGGAGAGTCTTCAGGTCGAGGCACTGACCCCGATCCGTGATCTCGACCGGCCGATCCGCTACGTGTACCCCACCGAGCTGGCCGACCCGTCCCAGTATCTCTCCGGTGAAGAGCTGATTCTCAGCATCGGCGTGCCCGTCGTCGACCAATCCGAGGACGCGGTTCGGCGCTATGTCGCCGCGCTGATCGGGCAGGGGGTCACGGCGCTGGTCGTCGGGCTCGGCGACTTGTTCGACGCACCACCCGCGGCGCTGGTGTCGGCCTGTCGGGACTTGGATCTTCCGCTGCTGACCCTGGACGCCGCGGTACCGTTTCGCCGGATCGTCGACTGGGCCGAGTCCATGCGGGCCGCCGACCGTGAGGTGGGCACCCGCGAGGGTGATCTCGGATCGATACTGCGCTGGTTCGTGGCGGGCACATTGGGTGTCGGTCCCGTCGAGAACGCGCTCGGCGGCTACGGGTTGACCGGCGGCCCGGTCGTGGTCTGCGCGTTCACCTCGGATGTTCACCCCCAGGTGCACGACCTGGTGGACCGCTACTCCGGTGCCGTCGCGCTGCTCGAGGACCGCATTGTCGCGTTGTGTGCGCAGACCGACGAGTTCACCACGGAGTTGGCCGCGTCGTCCCTGGTGTGTGGTGTCGCGATCGCCCCGGACGCGCAATCCATGGCGTATGCGATTCCCGAGGCTCTCGAGGCGCTGCACGAGGCGATTCGCTGGCGCCGCACCGTGCACATCGACGAGATCGCCACCCTCGAGGGTCTGTTGGCCGCGGTTCCCAAGGTCCGGTTGGTGCCCTTCGTGCAGCGGCTACTGGTCCCGCTGGTCGACCAGGACAAGGTCAACAACTCCCACCTCGTCGCCTCGCTGGAGGCCTTCCTTGCGCCGGACACGGATATCACGGCGGCCGCCAATCAGCTCTACGTCCACGTCAACACCCTGCGCAACAGGCTGGCCAAGATCGCCGAACTCACCGGCGCCAATCCGCTCGACGAGACCGACAGGATCAACTTCCGAATCGCCCTGTGGGCCGCGCTGAACATGGGCATGCGGGAGGACGCCGTCAATCCGCCCGGCGCGGATACCGGCAGTGCGCCCCGAACGGTCGCGGATTCGGGCGCTAAACCACTGCAGCACAACGTGATCAGGAAGACCTCTCGGCCTCCGACCTGGACTGCGCGGGGACCGCGAACGCAGTGA